The Sphingobacteriales bacterium genomic sequence TTTACCACCGTTTTGACCTTACCAAAGAAAAACGATTTACTTTAACATCGGCTACTCAAAAAATGTTATCGAACTTAGACGATGTGGTGTATGTGCGTGTTTTTTTAGAAGGCGACCTGCCCCCCGGATTTAGAAGGCTGCGCAATGCCACACAAGACATGTTAGACGAATTTAGGTCGTATGCACCTATTGAGTACGAATTTATTGACCCTACCGCCGATAACGATACCGCCCTGATAACCGATATTTTAAAAGCCGGACTTAAACCTACTCCGCTTATACAACAAAAACAAGGCTACTCCGAGCAATATATTTATCCGGGTGCATTGGTAACGTATAAGGGTCGTACTTTGGCCACCGATTTGCTCCAGCAACAATTAAATCGCGGCCCGCAAGAAACCCTAAACAATTCAATAGGCTTGTTAGAGTTTAATTTGGCCAATGCTATTAACAAAATTCAGCAAAACGACCGCCCTAAAATAGCCTTTTTGCGCGGCCAAGGCGAACTGCCCAACCAATACGTACAAGATATTGGCAACGATATTTCGAGATTTTATGTTTTAGATACATTTGACCTCAATAAAAACGATTTTATTCCAAAAACCTATCAGGCAATAATAATAGCCAAACCCACCCAACCGTTTAGTGAATTAAACAAGTTCAAATTAGATCAATATGTAATGAACGGCGGCAGAATATTATGGTTGGTAGAAAATGTACAAGCCAATATAGATAGTTTGCAGCGCGGCAGTTTGGTGGCCACTAACTACGAGCTAAATTTGGAAGACTTGTTATTTAAATACGGCGTAAAACTAAATTTCGATCTAGTAGAAGATGTACAATCGGTAACCGTACCTTTTATGGCCGATGCCACTAAAATGGTGCAACTGCCCTGGCCCTACTACCCGCTTGTAAGTAACCACAACAATGAGCACGTGGTTAGTAAAAACTTAGATGCTGTTTTGTTGCGCTTTGCCGGAACCATAGATACAACCACAAAGCTTAAAAACCCGAT encodes the following:
- the gldG gene encoding gliding motility-associated ABC transporter substrate-binding protein GldG — encoded protein: MENKPLLPQTPLATPSTRRSPRAQALLQTALVLAIIFALNLLATRFYHRFDLTKEKRFTLTSATQKMLSNLDDVVYVRVFLEGDLPPGFRRLRNATQDMLDEFRSYAPIEYEFIDPTADNDTALITDILKAGLKPTPLIQQKQGYSEQYIYPGALVTYKGRTLATDLLQQQLNRGPQETLNNSIGLLEFNLANAINKIQQNDRPKIAFLRGQGELPNQYVQDIGNDISRFYVLDTFDLNKNDFIPKTYQAIIIAKPTQPFSELNKFKLDQYVMNGGRILWLVENVQANIDSLQRGSLVATNYELNLEDLLFKYGVKLNFDLVEDVQSVTVPFMADATKMVQLPWPYYPLVSNHNNEHVVSKNLDAVLLRFAGTIDTTTKLKNPIKRTPLLKTTPYTRIKTAPIEINAEESRQKPNPADFNGGEQTVAMALEGSFPSLFKNRLDASTQQIIDNNPNLTRREESLPTKMIIVADGDVIANDLDRRNNRNLPLGFYRYTNQTFANKEFLINAVEWLTDDYGIVEARNKEIKLRLLDTQRIEGERTFWQFVNLVLPVLLVLVFGVAYYFWRRKKYAL